The Caldilineales bacterium genome segment GCTTGCCGGAACCGGAGAAGCACGGCGCGGCGACGTTCCTGATCGAGGGCATTTCGCGCACGTGCAGCCACCAGATCGTGCGTCACCGGCTGGCCTCGTTCAGCCAGGAATCACAGCGCTATGTCAGCCTGGAGAAGGGCGGCTGGCAGGCGGTGACGCCCCCGGCCCTGGCAGCCAGCCCAGAGGCCCAGGCCGTGCTGGCAGATGCCTGGGCGGACTTGCAGATCGCCTATGCGCGGCTGCGTGAGGCAGGCATCCGCAAAGAGGACGCCCGTTTTCTGCTCCCCAATGCCGCCGAGACGCGGCTGGTGATGACGATGGATTACGCGGCGCTGCGCCACTTTTTCTGGTTGCGTCTGGATAAGGCAGCGCAGTGGGAGATTCGCGCCGCCGCCGAGGAGATGTTGCGGCTGGTGGTTCCGCTGGCGCCGGCGGTTTTTCAAGACATTTGTGATGTTTTTGGGATTGAGGGGAAGTAGGGGGGGGGGAACAAGTAGACAGGTAGACAAGGGCGGGATGGTGGGGCTGGTTTAGATGTGATATTTCGTATAGTCAAGGACTACAACTATCGCTTCAGCCCAAACCACATTCAACCACCAGCGCCAACGCATCACGCATCACTGACTCACGTATCAAACAAGACCCGCGCTGTCCAGGGTTGGTTGGAATCCGGCGGCGGGGGGGCGATGGCCAGGTCGTGATAGGTGACGGCTTTGATGTGGGCCAGGTGGCTGCGACCCTGGCGGCCGATGGCCAGAGCCTGGAGGCTCGGCCCGGCGGCGGTGGCGTCCATCCGCTCGATCCAGAACTTCTGGAAGGCGATGTTTTCGGTCTCGCTCAGCCAGAGCAGACGGCTGAGCCAGGCGACCAGCAGGCTTTCGTCGTCCGCGGCTTCGACCTCGACCCGGTGCTGGACGGTGGGGCCGTCGCTTTCGGCTGCGCCCTGGAGGGCAAACATGGCCACGCCAGCGTGGGCGAACAGTTCGGCGCGGGTGGCGCCAAAGACGCGGATGGCCCAGTCGGCGGTGTGGGGCAGTTCTTCGAAGCGCGGCGCGGCGGGTGGCTGTGGGTCGGCGGCGAGGAGGTCGGCGGCCAGGTCGCGGTCGCGGCTGATCTGGGCGGTGAGGGCGTCGAGGCCGGGGAAGCGGGTCTCGTCGCGCAGGCGGGCGACGAAGTCCAGCCGCAGGCAACGGCCGTAGAGCTCGCCCTCGAAATCGATCAGGTGGGCCTCGATAGTGCGATGGAAGCCGCCGACGGTGGGGCGCACGCCGATGTTGGTGACAGCCGGGTGGCGGCGTCCGGCCAGCCAGGCCCAGGTGGCATAGACGCCGTTGGCCGGGACGACGCGGCCCTGCGCCACCGAGAGATTGGCGGTGGGGAAGCCGATGCTGCGCCCGCGATGGGCGCCGTGGACGATGACGCCCGGCAGGGTGTAGGCGCGGCCCAGTTGCACGGCCACGGCTTCGACGTTGCCGATCTCGAGCAAGCGACGCACACGGCTGGAGCGGACAACCTCGCCCTCCCAGGTGAAATCGGGGAAGATGTCGACGCCGATACCCGGCTCCTGCCCGTGCTGGCGCAGGAATTCGACCGTGCCCTTGCGCCCGCGGCCCAGGGCGAAGTCCGCGCCCAGCCACAGCCGGCTGAGACCGAGATGCCGATGGAGGAGGTGGAGGAAGTCCTCGGCTTCGGTTTCGGCGGTGGCGGGGGTGAAGGGGTGGAGGATGACGAAGTCAAGCTCGGTCTGCTCGAACAGCGCCAGCCGCTCGTGCAGGCTGGTGAGGGTGGGCACGGCCTGGTCGGGGCGCAGCACCGAACGCGGGTGGGGGTGGAAGGTGAGGAGGCCGCAGGCGGCGCCTTCGCTTTTGGCTGCCCGGCACATGGCCGCGATCAAGGCCCGGTGCCCGCGATGAACGCCATCGAAGTTGCCGATGGTGAGGAAGGTGGGGCCGCCGAGGGAGGCGCTGGCGATGGATTCGTAGACCTGCATGGGGGGAGGGAGGGTTCCGTGTTACGTGGTGCGTGTTACGTGGTGCGTGGTGCGGGGTCAAGTCGCAAGTCGCAGAGCCTGTCCTGAGTGAAACGAAGGATGGCAGGTGGCAGGTTCTTCGTTGATTGTTGACTGTTGATTGTTGACTGTTTCCTTTCGGAAGGTCACAGCTGCTTAGAAACTCCCGAAATCGAGAACCTGTCCTGAGCATAGCGAATGGATGCTTCACTGGCTGATCACCGCAACAACTTTGTGTGATCGACCCGTAGATGCTTCGTTTCACTCAGCATGACACGACAAGGAGTTTCTTGCTCGGGCGCATGCCGCCGCGGGGCATGGGTGACTGCTTAGAAACTCCCGGCGAGAGCGTCGGTTGGCACCGTTTCCACGAGGGAAAGGCCCAGTTTAGCAGCGCGTTTGCGGAGGTTGGCTGTTTCACGCTCACGGGCGCGACGTTCGTACTCCTCGCC includes the following:
- the thyX gene encoding FAD-dependent thymidylate synthase; its protein translation is MKVTLLGYVPIEGLPEPEKHGAATFLIEGISRTCSHQIVRHRLASFSQESQRYVSLEKGGWQAVTPPALAASPEAQAVLADAWADLQIAYARLREAGIRKEDARFLLPNAAETRLVMTMDYAALRHFFWLRLDKAAQWEIRAAAEEMLRLVVPLAPAVFQDICDVFGIEGK
- a CDS encoding bifunctional riboflavin kinase/FAD synthetase; translated protein: MQVYESIASASLGGPTFLTIGNFDGVHRGHRALIAAMCRAAKSEGAACGLLTFHPHPRSVLRPDQAVPTLTSLHERLALFEQTELDFVILHPFTPATAETEAEDFLHLLHRHLGLSRLWLGADFALGRGRKGTVEFLRQHGQEPGIGVDIFPDFTWEGEVVRSSRVRRLLEIGNVEAVAVQLGRAYTLPGVIVHGAHRGRSIGFPTANLSVAQGRVVPANGVYATWAWLAGRRHPAVTNIGVRPTVGGFHRTIEAHLIDFEGELYGRCLRLDFVARLRDETRFPGLDALTAQISRDRDLAADLLAADPQPPAAPRFEELPHTADWAIRVFGATRAELFAHAGVAMFALQGAAESDGPTVQHRVEVEAADDESLLVAWLSRLLWLSETENIAFQKFWIERMDATAAGPSLQALAIGRQGRSHLAHIKAVTYHDLAIAPPPPDSNQPWTARVLFDT